From a region of the Poecile atricapillus isolate bPoeAtr1 chromosome 4, bPoeAtr1.hap1, whole genome shotgun sequence genome:
- the NAT8 gene encoding N-acetyltransferase 8, protein MASFRIRQYQEQDYEAVRALFARGMLEHAPAAFRHVLRASRVRLALLAVFVAARAAAGSWVLGLGAVALALVLLWLLVRSACAEYVRDALGTDLCDVAGAYLRSPECRFWVAEEGGAVVGMVAVEPAGGGELELRRMSVGREHRGHGLAQALCREVLAFARARGYSAVVLSTSVVQVAAQRLYEGVGFRRVGASYPLLLCTLLNFQVLRYRHDLGDGAK, encoded by the coding sequence ATGGCGTCGTTCCGCATCCGGCAGTACCAGGAGCAGGACTACGAGGCCGTCCGAGCTCTCTTCGCCCGCGGCATGCTGGAGCACGCTCCGGCCGCCTTCCGGCACGTGCTGCGGGCGTCGCGGGTGCGCCTGGCGCTGCTGGCCGTCTTCGTGGCCGCGCGGGCGGCCGCCGgctcctgggtgctggggctgggcgcGGTGGCGCTGGCGctggtgctgctctggctgctggtgCGCTCGGCGTGCGCCGAGTACGTGCGCGACGCGCTGGGCACCGACCTGTGCGACGTGGCCGGCGCCTACCTGCGCTCGCCCGAGTGCCGCTTCTGGGTGGCCGAGGAGGGCGGCGCGGTGGTGGGCATGGTGGCGGTGGAGCCGGCGGGCGGCGGCGAGCTGGAGCTGAGGAGGATGTCGGTGGGCCGGGAGCACCGGGGCCACGGGTTGGCGCAGGCGCTGTGCCGGGAGGTGCTGGCTTTCGCCCGCGCCCGCGGTTACAGCGCCGTGGTGCTCAGCACCTCCGTGGTGCAGGTGGCGGCGCAGCGGCTCTACGAGGGCGTGGGGTTCCGTAGGGTGGGAGCTTCCTACCCCTTGCTGCTGTGCACCTTGCTGAACTTCCAGGTCCTGCGCTACCGCCACGATTTGGGGGATGGCGCCAAGTAG
- the CPXM1 gene encoding probable carboxypeptidase X1: MAGGAPKSSETPNWKGSATVSPPRDNAERPPRGNTERPPKGNTERPPKGNTAGPPKESTAGPPKGSTERPPRENAERPPKGSTAGPPKGSTEKPPKGSTEGPPKGSTAGPPKGSTEGPPKGSTAGPPKGSTAGPPKGSTAGPPRGSTEGPPKGSTEGPPKGSTAGPPKGSTAGPPKGSTEGPPKGSTAGPPRGSTEGPPKGSTEKPPRGSAAPPLPPSPGSPRLRDPAGTAAAPTVAVLRKTVVRKKKVLRRKKVLRKKPEAPEAPQEPPCPPLGLESLRVLDSQLRASSHKRLGLGAHRARLNIQSGLSDGDPFDGGWCAAREDTEQWLQVDAGGTTRFTGIVTQGLNSIWTYEGVTSYKVQVSNDSHTWRASLNGSQEAVFPGNKDPETPVLNLLPSPLVGRFLRINPQSWFPNGTICLRAEVLGCPLPDPSDSRSPQPPPEAQLDFRHHNYKEMKKLMRRVSEECPDITRVYSIGQSSRGLRLLAMEISDNPGQHELGEPEFRYVAGMHGNEVLGRELLLNLMEFLCREFRLGNPRVVQLVTDTRIHLLPSMNPDGYETAYKLGSELVGWAMGRWTYEGIDLNHNFADLNTALWDAEDNDLVPHRFPNHYIPIPEYYTFANATVAAETRAVISWMQRYPFVLSANLHGGELVVTYPFDMSRTPWLAQELTPTPDDAVFRWLATVYASANPAMANGNNRRCHHEDFTRFGNIINGAQWHTVAGSMNDFSYLHTNCFEITVELSCDKFPHASELPHEWDNNRESLLLFMEQVHRGIKGVVQDDDTEQGIPNAIISVDGINHDVRTASGGDYWRLLNPGEYEVTARAEGYEAATRPCRVYFENVPTPCSFRLARARSRHRPGGTRPGPDPALRLQRLRLRRLRAHGRGH; this comes from the exons ATGGCCGGGGGAGCCCCTAAAAGCAGCGAGACGCCCAACTGGAAAGGCAGCGCGACCGTGAGCCCCCCGAGGGACAACGCGGAGAGACCCCCGAGGGGAAACACAGAGAGACCCCCGAAGGGAAACACGGAGAGACCCCCGAAGGGAAACACAGCCGGACCCCCGAAGGAAAGCACAGCCGGACCCCCGAAGGGAAGCACGGAGAGACCCCCGAGGGAAAACGCGGAGAGACCCCCGAAGGGAAGCACAGCCGGACCCCCGAAGGGAAGCACGGAGAAGCCCCCGAAGGGAAGCACCGAGGGACCCCCGAAGGGAAGCACAGCCGGACCCCCGAAGGGAAGCACCGAGGGACCCCCGAAGGGAAGCACAGCCGGACCCCCGAAGGGAAGCACAGCCGGACCCCCGAAGGGAAGCACAGCCGGACCCCCGAGGGGCAGCACCGAGGGACCCCCGAAGGGAAGCACCGAGGGACCCCCGAAGGGAAGCACAGCCGGACCCCCGAAGGGAAGCACAGCCGGACCCCCGAAGGGAAGCACCGAGGGACCCCCGAAGGGAAGCACAGCCGGACCCCCGAGGGGCAGCACCGAGGGACCCCCGAAGGGAAGCACGGAGAAGCCCCCGAGGGgcagcgcggccccgccgctcccccccagccccggctccccccggcTGCGGGACCCCGCGGGCACAG CCGCAGCGCCCACGGTGGCGGTGCTGAGGAAGACGGTGGTGAGGAAGAAGAAGGtgctgaggaggaagaaggtGCTGAGGAAGAAGCCGGAGGCTCCGGAGGCTCCGCAGGAACCGC cgtgtcccccCCTGGGGCTGGAGTCCCTGCGGGTGCTGGACTCGCAGCTCCGGGCGTCCAGCCACAAACGGCTCGGGCTGGGAGCTCACCGCGCCCGCCTCAACATCCAG TCGGGTCTCTCGGATGGCGATCCCTTCGATGGCGGTTGGTGCGCGGCGCGCGAGGACACggagcagtggctgcaggtGGACGCTGGTGGCACCACGCGCTTCACCGGCATCGTCACCCAGGGGCTCAACTCCATCTGGAC ctaCGAGGGGGTGACGTCCTACAAGGTGCAGGTCAGCAACGACTCGCACACCTGGAGAGCCAGCCTCAACGGCAGCCAGGAGGCG GTGTTTCCCGGGAACAAAGACCCCGAGACGCCGGTGCTGAACCTGCTGCCGTCTCCCCTCGTGGGCCGATTCCTGCGCATCAACCCCCAGAGTTGGTTCCCCAACGGCACCATCTGCCTGCGGGCCGAGGTGctgggctgtcccctgcccG aCCCCAGCGATTCCcgctccccgcagcccccgcccgAAGCTCAGCTGGATTTCCGCCACCACAACTACAAGGAGATGAAAAAG CTGATGAGGAGGGTGAGCGAGGAGTGCCCGGACATCACCCGCGTGTACAGCATCGGGCAGAGCTCCCGCGGGCTGCGCCTGCTCGCCATGGAGATCTCGGACAACCCCGGGCAGCACGAGCTCG GAGAACCGGAATTCCGCTACGTGGCCGGGATGCACGGGAACGAGGTTCTGGgccgggagctgctgctgaacctGATGGAATTCCTGTGCCGGGAATTCCGGCTGGGCAACCCCCGCGTGGTGCAGCTGGTGACGGACACGCGCATCCACCTGCTGCCCTCCATGAACCCCGACGGATACGAGACCGCCTACAAGCTG GGCTCGGAGCTGGTGGGATGGGCCATGGGCCGCTGGACGTACGAGGGCATCGATCTCAACCACAACTTTGCCGATCTGAACACGGCGCTCTGGGACGCCGAGGACAACGATTTGGTGCCTCACCGGTTTCCCAACCATTACATCCCCATCCCGGAGTATTACACCTTCGCCAACGCCACG GTTGCCGCCGAGACGCGTGCGGTGATCTCGTGGATGCAGCGGTACCCGTTCGTGCTCAGCGCCAATCTGCACGGAGGGGAGCTGGTGGTCACGTACCCGTTCGACATGAGCCGAACCCCCTGGCTGGCCCAGGAGCTCACCCCGACACCGGACGATGCCGTGTTCCGCTGGCTCGCCACCGTCTACGCCAGCGCCAACCCCGCCATGGCCAACGGCAACAACCGCAGGTGCCACCACGAGGATTTCACCCGCTTCG GTAACATCATCAACGGAGCCCAGTGGCACACAGTGGCTGGCA GTATGAACGATTTCAGTTACCTGCACACCAACTGCTTCGAGATCACCGTGGAGCTTTCCTGCGACAAATTCCCGCACGCGTCCGAGCTGCCCCACGAGTGGGACAACAACCGCGagtctctgctgctcttcatGGAGCAG GTGCACCGTGGCATCAAGGGCGTGGTTCAGGACGATGACACCGAGCAGGGCATCCCCAACGCCATCATCTCCGTGGATGGCATCAACCACGACGTCCGCACCG CCTCGGGCGGTGACTACTGGCGGCTGCTGAACCCGGGCGAGTACGAGGTGACGGCGCGGGCCGAGGGCTACGAGGCGGCCACGCGGCCGTGCCGGGTCTACTTCGAGAACGTTCCCACCCCGTGCAGCTTCCGCCTGGCGCGGGCGAGGAGCCGCCACCGGCCCGGGGGGACCCGCCCGGGCCCCGACCCGGCCCTGCGGCTGCAGCGGCTGCGCCTCCGCCGCCTGCGAGCCCACGGCCGCGGGCACTGA